GCCTTACAAGCAGAGGGTCATAGGTTCGAGCCCTATAGGTCCCATATGCCGCAGTGGCGGAACTGGCAGACGCACAGGACTTAAAATCCTGCGGGACTTATACTCCCGTACCGGTTCGATTCCGGTCTGCGGCATTAGTGAGAGATGCTTCAAACCCTTATAAATAGAGGGATTGAGGCATTTTTTGTTTTAAGTAAAAAGTTGTGTATCCCGTAAATACGCGGTTTATGTCAATATTTTTGCCATTTTAGAGGCATCTCTCTCAGACACTCGCTGTCCTATGTAATGCTCTGTCATGGTAAGTGTAGAGTGTACTAAAAAGGCTGGATATCAACGGCTTTATTCCCGCATTATAAAGCATAGAAGCACCTGTAAACCGAAGCTTCATCATATGTTTTGGTTTTATTTCCATAATTTGCTTTGAAGATATTTCAGAATTGTCTATGAAACGATGCCATATTCCGATATCTTCATTAATCGTCTTGCCGGATACAATCTTTGTCTCGAAACGGTGCTGTTCTCAATTTTTATAGACATCTTCCAGTATGTTGTCAAAATAGTGTTCTTACAGCCTGTTTACATCAAAGATTTATTATTATGGAATTGATGGGGAAATCTGTAAACCTAAGATAACAGAATTGAGTTACTCTCAAAGAGCAAAATGCTATAAACAGGAGGAAGAATCTGATAAACTCATAATAGATGCATTTTTGAAAGAAGTGGAAAAAGAAGCGTTATATTTCGCAAAAGAAGATCAATAACAGACAAGAGGGCTTGCAAGGTTTATCACCTTTCAAGTCCTCGTTAGTATCATGGTATTGTTGGCTTCGTCCGTTCTGTAAAGAATTGCCCTGCGCCGTATCGGCTTCGCCTTGTTCCTTACTAGAAAATATTTTATGAATCAACAGTCCTATATTCAGATTCTTTGTGATTTATAATAAAATGGAACATCTTGTTTTTATTGTAATGCACTTGTTTTTACAAAACCGGCTTTTGACCCATTTGATACTTTAACATATTTTCGGCCTTTTAAAGGATTGTCTTTGTCAAATGTTGTTATGTTGTTTTCATAGATACCTTTCCACGAATCGATATCTACATAAACTGTTTCACCTTCTTGAAATGAATCGCAAGAATATTTTATTGGCGATAAAAGAGGAAAACAATAGATAGTATTTTTACCTTCTCGATATCCAGTATAATATATTTTTGCCTCTTTTTTTAGTGTATATTGTACTAATGTATCTTTTGAATTCATATCTTGGACTATGTATTCAGAATTGCTTCTAGTACAATTGATTGCACTGTATGAAAAAGCAACAATTAAAATAATTACGGGTATCAAAATAATTATTGTTTGTATAAATTGATGTTTACATAAACGCACACTATATAATGCAATTAAGAACATTAAAAAAGATATAAAAAGAGTAATGCCTATTTTCCATGCTTCTCCATTTTTGATAGTACCAAATATGTCTGGCTTCTTCAAATTTTGTAATTCATATAAACTTAATGGTACTATAAGTGAAGCTATGGTATATAATACAAAGCCTCCCCAAATAAAGCCATAATTTACTTTTTCATAGGACTTTTTGGCGAGTTTATAAAAGGATAATATTATTAGCGCAAATCCTATTATAGTCATTACACCTAATAGCAAAGTTACTTTGTGGTCTATCAACATCTTTATGATAGCCAATGGTAATAACATAATAAATAATATACCTATCATAAACATACTCATAATTCATCCTCCTATTTTCAATATTCATACTAGAGTCTATATTATTGCCTTAAAAAAAGTGACTATAATCTTATACATCGATTTAATTCTAATTTTAAATTTGTCTAGAGTATGTTTTGCATCGTAGGTATAGCTAAAATTAGAAACTCAGTTGCATTTAATTACAAAGCTTTTCATAATCTTCTGTCAAAGACTTCTTGGGGTTTTGTAGGCGAGCATTGTTATTACATTTATAGTACGATAATAATAAGTACATAGCAATATAATTATTAGAGAAAGTGAAGAAATTGCAGAATGATAAAGTACGATAAGTTGTGGGAGACAATGAAATCTAAAGAGATTACTCAATATGATTTATATACAAAGCACCACATGAATCGCTCTCAACTGAACCGATTGAGACATAATAGAAATGTTGAAGTGAATACCATAGATAAGTTATGCAATATTTTGAATTGCAAGGTTGAGGATATTATGACGCACTATCCTGATGATAATGTCTTTTGATGGATAAAGGCAAGGCTTTAATATGTACAAAAAATTGTACATATTTTGTGCAACTAACAATAGAGATGGCGCAATCCCCCTTTCTGTGCGGTTTCAGACTGAAAAAGATTATCTCGAGAAATCAGCTCCAAATGGAGAGCTTTCCATCCCCACATTGCCAGCTTTTTCAGATTCATGGCAGCATATTTAAGCCGGACCCACATACTGCCCCGTTTCAGTCCGCGGTATGCCGTGTATCTCATTTTATATTTTTCTTTTGCATCCGCAAATACCTGCTCAATCGTCTGGAGCGTATCCCGTAGCTTTCTTGCCCTTTTGGCGAATGGCGGATATCTTTTGACTGATCTATATAATCTTCCCAGATATGTCTTGTGACTGTCTTCTGGCAACGCTTGCTTTCGGTACAGATATCTCTTGTATTACATTTTTTGCATTGATAGCTTATACTTTTATATTCCCGGTATCCATTTCATTGGTTGTACTGTAAGACATTTAGAGGAATAAGAAAGGCAGGAAAAGGGGAGTGCAAATTATACAGACCATATTAAGCGTCTGCGGTGGGATAAGTATTATAGGCGGGACCGGTGCAATTGTATGGAAGTGCTGCGGCCGGCGTTCAAAACTTCCAAGTGAGTGAAACAGCTGGAAGAATACAATGAATTGAATTATAAACGCCTGAAAGCTTTGGGAGAGATGCAGAAACAGCAATTAAAATGTCTGTCAGCAATGCTGAACCACCAGATTACTAGAAATGTGATAGATAACATAAAACGGATTCATGATGATTGGCTTGAATCAATCTTCGACAAGTAGAAAAGGTGAGAAATATGGAACAGATTATGAATTATGTATAACTGGAACTAATTATCGTGACGATCGTATTATACTTTTTGGGTATGTGGTTTACACAGGTCCCATTTTTGAAGGACAAGTATATTCCGTTGGTACTTGGCCCATAGGTATCTTCGTGTGTAGAATTTGGGTAATGACCACGGCCAGTTATGCTACAGGGCAGGACGTAGCCCTTGAAGTCTTTACAGCAGTTGTCTATGGGATTCTGGTAGCAGGAGTGAGTACATAAATAAACCAGCTTATAAAGCAGGCGGGAAAAGCTGAATAGTAAATAATTTGTGCAGGTGTCCCTCTTTGTCCTGGTAGTTGTTGATAAGATACAGCTATCAAATTACAAGGAGGAACACAAAATGGAAGAAAACGCAAGTTTCATACCGGAAATTTATATCGGTGAAAATGGAAACTGGTTTATTAACAATTATGACACAGGGGTAAAAGCAAGAGGTGACGATGGCATCACGCCGCATATCAGCGCCAACGGCAATTGGTATATTGGTGACATCGACACAGGAGTGTCGGCAACTGGTCCGAAGGGCGATAAGGGTGACGCCGGTCCGATAGGACTGCAGGGACCAACAGGCGCCACAGGACCACAGGGGTTGACTGGTCCTCAAGGACTGACGGGACCTCAAGGTCCAACTGGTGCTACCGGTCCACAGGGGGCTACAGGGCCCAAGGGAGATACCGGTGCAGTTGGTCCGCAAGGTCCGCAGGGAATCCAGGGCCCAAAGGGTGATAAAGGAGATCAGGGGCCGGCCGGTCCAGTGAATATTGCGAACAACCTTGAGACCACGGAAGAAGGCTACGCGTTAGATGCCAGACAGGGGAAGATTCTAAGTGACAATTTAGGCATTGGTGGCATTACAGAATCCGGCGATGGATATGTACGATATAAGGACGGTACGCAACTATGTTGGATATCCAAGAGCGCAATATATAATTACAGCGTGGCATATGGATCCGTGTACCACACCGGAACTCAATATTTTAAGTTCGCGAAGGCGTTCGTTGGCAAACCTTCAATAACCGCTTCTGCCGGTTCCGCCGGCTTAACATACGTTGCAAGCATACGTTCATCAGGTGACTTACAAACGGTTGGTTTGAAATTCTGCAATCCTGTAAGTACGTCAGAATTGTTAACTGATATCAGCATTATAGCAGTCGGCCGCTGGAAATTATAGTAAAATGCGGAGAGATTGGAGACAGGCTCTCTTTTCAATAAAAGGAGAAAGAGGATATGAATATCAAGGAAACGAACTTATCCTTCGGATCAATGAGCCGCAGGAGTGCTACGAAACTTATTATCCTGCACCACGCGGAGGCATCGAACTGTACCGTACAGGACATCCACCGCTGGCACAAAAATAATGGATGGGCGGGCATCGGATACCATTTCCTGGTGCGTAAAGATGGCTCTATATACCGCGGACGGCCGGAATGGGCGGTTGGCGCTCATGCATCCGGCAGCAACTCTGACAGTATCGGCATATGTTTTGAGGGGGCATACATGACGGAGACCATGCCGGCAGCACAGAAAGCGGCCGGAAAGGAACTTGTCGCAGAACTCAAAAAGAAATATGGCATAAGTAAGGTACAGGCGCATCGTGATGTATGTGCGACATCTTGCCCTGGAACTAAATTTCCGTTTTCGGATATTGCAGGCGCCGCCGGCAGCGCGGCAACTACGACACCGACGCCAGCAAAGCCAACAGAGAAAGGTGACGCATGGGTGTCTCGCCTACAGGCGGAATGTAACGCTCAGGGATTCAGTTATCAGACCGTTGACGGGCTTACCGGTCCTAATACACTGGCCGGATGCCCGCAGCTTGGGCGGACGAGCCGGGGCAATATAACGGCATTGCTTCAGGAGCGGCTAAACGCTCTCGGGTATAATTGCGGAGTTGTCGATGGCATCAACGGAACTAAGACACAGGCAGCAATCAAGGCATACCAGAGAGCGCATGGACTCGTGGCAGACGGTATCGTTGGTGTCAAGACATGGAGCAATCTGCTTGGATTATCTTAATAATTGATACAACATAACCCCAGAGCGTAAAAACTTTGGGGTTCATTCGTGATGCATAAACACATATTTTTAAACGCAAACAGAAAGTATGTTGTCACTTTTCTACCATGAGTTGCGTAAATATATACTCCGCTGTATAGATTGCAACCGAGGTTTTTGGTACTATTCTTTTATCAGGAAAAAATGGAGGGACCCTTTATGGAGTTTGCAGAAAAAATTTTGACATTGCGTAAAAGCAATGACTTAACACAGGAAGAACTAGCGGAGAAGTTAAATGTTTCAAGACAGTCTGTTTCAAAATGGGAAAGCGGTCAGGCAGTACCTGAACTGGAAAAGATAGTGGCGTTAAGTTCTGTGTTCAATGTTACAACCGACTATCTTTTGAAACCGGCTGAGATTGATGAGTTATCAGTTAAAACGAACATTTTGGAGAAACAACAACAGCAGATATTATTGAGGGAGAAACAGCGTAATAAAATTGTCCGTTGTGTCATGTATGCAGTTGGTGTATATCTTCTGTTTTTTGCAGTCGCTTTTATTGGACATTATATAGCTTTTGATTTTGGATTTGGCAATCCATCAATCATTTTTTCGGAATTTCTCATAGCAACAGCAATAGTCATTTTTATCTGCGTGAGGAGTATTAGGAAAGAAGATTAGTATTTTCTCGTTTAAGAGGCTGTGATGAAGTCTTTAAAGCCCTTTTTATCAGTATTTTGGTTATTTAAAACTGTCAGATTCCGGTCAGAGGGATTGCAAAACCGACGTGTTTACGTCGGTTTTTTGATAGTTGTGTTGTATAAGAGACATAAAATAGTTGCCTGCTTTTATATCCGTCCATTCTTCCATCTTTCATTTATAGGCGGCTGGAATCGTTATTCAGAAGAGGGAGCGGTACCCTGAAAAAGTTAATATGTGTCCCTCTTTGTCCTGATAATTACTGGTAGGATACACTTATTATATAATTTAGGAGGGACACAAAATGGAAGAAAATGCAAACTTTATACCGGAGATCTATATCGGTGACAACGGAAACTGGTTTATTAATGGCTATGACACGGGAGTCAAAGCAAGAGGTGACGACGGCATCACGCCGCATATCGGGACCAACGGCAATTGGTACATAGGTGATATGGATACGCAGGTGCCGGCAACCGGCCCGAAAGGCGATAAGGGTGACAAAGGAGAGACTGGTCCGATGGGGCCCCAGGGTTTGACCGGCGCGACAGGTCCGCAGGGATTGACGGGTCCCCAGGGACTGACAGGACCTCAAGGTCCGACAGGAGCGACAGGTCCGCAGGGTGCCACAGGTCCAAAAGGTGATACCGGTGCGGCCGGGGCACAGGGCCCGCAGGGAATCCAGGGACCAAAGGGTGACAAAGGAGAGCAGGGACCGGTCGGACCTGTGAATATTGCGAACAACCTCGAGACTACGGAAGAAGGGTATGCGCTGGATGCACGGCAGGGGATGATCTTATACCACAATTCTATTGTGGAAGCTGGAAGTAATGACAATGGAAGTTATCGCAAATATGCGGATGGGACGCTAGAAATGTGGGGAGTAAAGGAGGCAGATTACCTGTCTAAGACAGCGGCGGGCACTTGCTACATATCCGAAGAGATCCCGGTTACATTTCCTGTTCCATCCATAACGAGAGCGGTTATTGTTGCTCAAAAAGTCACGGCAAGGCAAGAGTCATCATGGGTAGGAATTAATGCAGATAAAGCAATGACTGGATTTAACGTATTTGTAATAACTTCCTTTTCACTTACATCTGTACGACGTGCATATATCCATTGGCACGCGGAGGGTACTTGGAAATAAATAATAAAACTATAGTAAAATGCGGAGAGCTTGGAAACAGGCTCTCTTTTCAATATTAAACATTAACTCACAAGCAGCCTGCCTATGCAGATGAATCATTCTATTCTCATAATCAGTATCTTCACACGTCATAGCAGCTTGGGTAAAGTGAAAGCCAGCGTCTTGAAGCATTGGCCGGTAACCGGGGCCTATAGCCTCAGAGTTAACCATCCGCATGACGGGTGGCCGTGATGGAAAAGCTGCGCTGGAGAGACAGAAAGTTATGAAAAAAAGTGGGACATTTTGTGAGGAGATCATCTTGAAAGAACAGAAACGCTATCAAGCACGTTTTATCCTTTCAAAACAAGGAATTCTGTTGTAAAATAATAGCAGTATAGAAAATGTTTGCTTCTTCATTGAAGAAGTGCCGACAAGATAATGCTGCTTGAGCGGATCTGTTTTATGCGTAGGCTTGCCGAATGATAAGACCAATCATACTTTACGTTTATGAACCTCTCCTTTCAGGTCATTGTCTATTTTCACAGGTAAGCATTCCTTGTTTTAAAACTATCCGGACAATTCTCTATACACTTAGTAACGTCTTGCTTTATTTTATAAAAGTATTTGAGATGAGAACCATGGCGTATATATTGAAGGATTAAAAGCTGCTGATTGCAGATTATGGAGATAAGACAAGGAGAGATTGTTATGAATGAATATGATACGATTTTATCGGATGAATATATAGAACAGCTAAAAGATATGGTGGAATATTTCCCCCTGGCCTGTTACTTTTTAAAAAGGGATACTGAGCTCACGATATTGTACGGTAATGCCGCTTTTTATTCGATGCTGCAGCAGAGCAGGGATGATGTCAGATATAAATATAAAAACAGTCTTTCATCCTTACTTTCTACAGAAAAGTTTTTCGAGGGATACCAGGAGGATATAAAAAGCAGGGAATTTCTTCATGATGCGGAAGTACATAATAGAAAGCACCGTTTTTATACCCGGATGAAACTGAGCGAAGCAGATGGAATTTACTGCTGCATGTCATTGGATGTAAGTGATTTTGTACTTGATAAAACAAAAAATGAGGATATGCTTCAGCTGCTGCACATTTTATTTACACAGATCCGGCAGGAAGCTTTTGTCGTAGACGTTAAAAACCAGATCGTCTATATGGCCAGCCAGAAAAAAATCCTTTCAGGTTTTCCTAAGGTGCTTACTTTTTCTGCATACTCTTCTGAGTATGCAGAAAAGGTCCTGCCATTGAGCAAGGCGGACGATGACAAACTGCAGCATGCATTTCATAAAACGCTGAAGCAGCACGTCCGTACTATAAACGAAGTGAGGCTGACGAGTGGGGAATGGGTCCGTTTTCAGTTCAGTTCCTATGAAAAAATAGAGGACAAGGGGCCTGTCATCCTGGGGTTTATCGAAGACATATCCAGGGAAAAGCAGGAGTATTTAACATATCTGAAGGAAACGCAGTTTTATCATATGCTGTTATCGGAGAAGAAGGCATATGGACATATTAATATAACTCAGGACCAGTTTTATGGAATGGGCGGCATCTGGAACCTTTATAATGAACTGACTGAAGAGATGACCTATACACAGCTTTATACACGTTTCATTCATAAGGTCGTACATCCGGAGGACCGCGGGGGTTACATGGAGCTGATGGACCGGGATAACCTCAGGCAGTCTTATCAAAACGGCCTTACCAGATTGAAATATGAATTCCGCAGGATCATAGAACAAAATAAAATGATGTGGATGGAGATAGAAATCCTGCTGTTTAAGGAGCCGCTTCAGAATGAACTAATGGCGCTGATGTATCTGACGGATATTGATGAACGGAAGAAAAGCAGCTTCCAGCTGCGCTATGAATCGGAATTCGATCAGCTGACGGATGTGTATAATAAAAAAAGCGCAGAATCAAAAATCATTCAATGTCTCCGCGAACCGGCAGAACTGCGGGCCTTTCTGATTCTGGATCTTGATAATTTTAAAGATATCAATGACAGCTACGGACATAAAGCCGGCGATGATACCCTGATACTGTTTGCAGACCATCTGAAGGCAGTCTTTCACGAGCACTGTGTCGTAGGACGTTTCGGCGGTGATGAATTCCTTGTTCTTATGGAACAGATCACGTCTGATAAAGAGGTCGATGATGCATTGATGGATCTGTATCAGAAGCTGCAGGAGGATAAGAGGTATGATATTAAATTCAGCGCAGGCATTACCCTGATAAAAGGCAGCAGTGATTATGAGACTGTGTTTGAACAGGCGGATAAGACGCTGTATGAGGTGAAAAATTCACAGAAAGGTTTATATCAGTATTACAACAGGGAAGTAAAGCCCAAGCTGGATATAAAAGAACTTCAGTCAATGACGGCGGCGGAAGGTGCAGAGGCAGGCTATGAAAATCTGGAGCTGTTGGAAAAAAAGGATTTTGATACCTATCTGGGAGAGTTTGGCGATATCTCCTATCTTGTTGATCCGGACAGCTATGCTCTGCTCTTG
This is a stretch of genomic DNA from [Clostridium] hylemonae DSM 15053. It encodes these proteins:
- a CDS encoding helix-turn-helix domain-containing protein translates to MIKYDKLWETMKSKEITQYDLYTKHHMNRSQLNRLRHNRNVEVNTIDKLCNILNCKVEDIMTHYPDDNVF
- a CDS encoding helix-turn-helix domain-containing protein produces the protein MEFAEKILTLRKSNDLTQEELAEKLNVSRQSVSKWESGQAVPELEKIVALSSVFNVTTDYLLKPAEIDELSVKTNILEKQQQQILLREKQRNKIVRCVMYAVGVYLLFFAVAFIGHYIAFDFGFGNPSIIFSEFLIATAIVIFICVRSIRKED
- a CDS encoding N-acetylmuramoyl-L-alanine amidase, which codes for MNIKETNLSFGSMSRRSATKLIILHHAEASNCTVQDIHRWHKNNGWAGIGYHFLVRKDGSIYRGRPEWAVGAHASGSNSDSIGICFEGAYMTETMPAAQKAAGKELVAELKKKYGISKVQAHRDVCATSCPGTKFPFSDIAGAAGSAATTTPTPAKPTEKGDAWVSRLQAECNAQGFSYQTVDGLTGPNTLAGCPQLGRTSRGNITALLQERLNALGYNCGVVDGINGTKTQAAIKAYQRAHGLVADGIVGVKTWSNLLGLS
- a CDS encoding collagen-like protein, translating into MEENANFIPEIYIGDNGNWFINGYDTGVKARGDDGITPHIGTNGNWYIGDMDTQVPATGPKGDKGDKGETGPMGPQGLTGATGPQGLTGPQGLTGPQGPTGATGPQGATGPKGDTGAAGAQGPQGIQGPKGDKGEQGPVGPVNIANNLETTEEGYALDARQGMILYHNSIVEAGSNDNGSYRKYADGTLEMWGVKEADYLSKTAAGTCYISEEIPVTFPVPSITRAVIVAQKVTARQESSWVGINADKAMTGFNVFVITSFSLTSVRRAYIHWHAEGTWK
- a CDS encoding collagen-like protein, translated to MEENASFIPEIYIGENGNWFINNYDTGVKARGDDGITPHISANGNWYIGDIDTGVSATGPKGDKGDAGPIGLQGPTGATGPQGLTGPQGLTGPQGPTGATGPQGATGPKGDTGAVGPQGPQGIQGPKGDKGDQGPAGPVNIANNLETTEEGYALDARQGKILSDNLGIGGITESGDGYVRYKDGTQLCWISKSAIYNYSVAYGSVYHTGTQYFKFAKAFVGKPSITASAGSAGLTYVASIRSSGDLQTVGLKFCNPVSTSELLTDISIIAVGRWKL